The DNA segment AACGTAAAAGAATTTCCTCTTCCACTGGGTCACACCCTTGggaggtgtcatcaacttcagGCTCCCATGTCGTTGATTGAAAGAAAAAAATCCGGTGTTTACCGTTAACTGGTAAAACCACCAGAAGTTCTCAACGATGACGTCCAAACCATGGGCACGGAAAGTGTACTCGAAGTTCCTGGTCCGGAACATCCCAAACGGACTTAGTTGGGAAATGTGAAGGTGATAGTATTCTAACACCTCGGCAACAAACACAGTCACCAGCAATCGGAGGTTGCCATCATTAAAAAAGTCGGCCCACAGGGTGATATATCCGGCCGGAGCATCAGCACTGGTGTCACCCTCGTGTGGGTAGGTGGCACCCCACTCCGACACCATTTGTATGGTGGTCATTAGGATCTTAAAATGACCCTTGGACCACTTCAgtaccggtaacccaccaccgggagcaccaccgtcatcgtcttcatcttcatcagccgctgccaccggctgttcagggttttcaccctccacattgtgtggatttgatggttcagccataagAAATTTAGAAGAAAAGGAAATGAGTACTAAAAACTCAAAccacctcaccggaatttcagaacaCCTTATCGGAGAAGACAGAGGAATCTTTTTCTCTCAAcggaattttttgaaattttgaacaagtgaggggaaaccacgaacggtttccccttatatactgcTCGCAATTAATGCAACATggaaactgaatcatcacgttcaaaaagagcgaattatgcggcaccacgtgtcaagcgacgcttccgctgacggttaccacgcgcgcgtgcgctcagccacgtatacaacaaaaagcgacaacattatccaaacacaagcggcatgcggtttctctggtataccgcaccataacccataccgcatgtcggtttttttacatacccctcaaaatagctaaaaattatatccttccatggttaagggggtataaacatgtccgcacatacccatgagcacacgtggaatatgcggaactgacacacacgagcccgtacaggtgtgtcagatactcagaaccagcgttgttctttggactgaaccgcatctcagaaacaggtaaaccgcattcccttcattctcttcaagcttcaaatccctcctgtccggttcacaaccacagagggtgcatacaCAACTTCTTCAACAAAAAGAAGGAGGGGAATGTACGtgcacgcacatcagcaaccctgactcctgatccttcaagagccacatccgagcaacacactcgGTTCAAGCGAGTATGGGGtaacaaaaccgcagacactcatgagtcgctgcggacacacccatagctccgcaaatggttgctacggaagagccacaactaagtcatcacatagatgaacgaagctacttcaaggaaaactcctcggtattggagcgtgaaggaaagtggcaaaggaagagatgcggacgagatccccaatgatcataagagatctcgtcgaacaacaagcggccaaacagcggtaacaagtctgcttatgactttgctGCCCCACTTGTGagacggatagaataaacaatggtgggcattaccatgcctatgaccatgtttatttgaccattatccagattcacattgttcgaccaaacatggccaacaatgacgcaagtatccaacattgttcacccaaccgtggccaacaatgtcaagcaatgaggtaaccgcaaaggacgtgcggttacttgagagctaactggaagaacatgaacaccccacaaaagggatcatcattacatgtccaatCACTACTGAAGaccactctcttcttcattcaccaccccaaaggttggttcgaagtttgtgcacatcttcaaccaccatctcagaggttggttcgaagtttgtgcacacccctagcaaggtctcaaggttggttcgacacacccacaggtggcacccaacccgaggctgagaatttcgcatcagacgaaacattctcaccggtacggaagaggcatcacATGACCTTTCCAGACCTCCAGTTTGATTTACAAAGAGCAAAGACCATctacatggtctaggatcttctccagactccaaactaccttctggacaccatagtccagtactcctcccacatgcaacttgcatatggcagcaacactagactgggggaacttgaaggggtatggtcccagatctcgcgtcagcatcgaccgcgagtaaccattacccttatcaaaacccccactagctaacaacctacctgtgtccgtgcgggaacgcaccGACACAGTGGTTGAAACCAATCTGCCCAaggatggaggaggacttacctggaatatgagaacggtatagtgatgcggcatggcaccgcatctggtgtatgaaaacgaaagcgtccacagcgatgcggcctagcaccgcatccagtgaacacttctatcaatacaagggaactggataacagcaacagtcaccacggacgacgatgcggcttggcaccgcatctcgcgtatttcttgatcaaagagtgagaagccggaacgtctacagttaccgcaaacagcgatgcggcccgcaccgcatcctgtacACTCAggaagtgggactgacaccatagagcaagtagcaccaatggcagctaCCTGTCAGGTCTatgtaagcgacagactgacgtggcgtcacctccacaaccgacatgcctgacacacctgcaaaggtgcagcatgctgtcagtctatccatccacctcctccttcactcctcggctataaatataaataccaaccccaaaccaggtttgaggtatctcttcacaactctctcactactactactatcatactttgcttcccaagcagactactgattctcacgccagagagtggtaacaaggagcacctccccaccccatcctccttgttacgagtcacggtttgtttccttgtgcaggagatcaaccggcaggcgatccagccagcgatcctcgagaggaagggattaacccttcttgatgAGACCAGTGTATTAACCCTGCCCgattaaccattgtttcatcatatACGCATCTTGGCTAAAATTAACATAGCGAGCACAAATGGATCTATATGTGCTTTGCCTTGCCAATCTTTAGTTGATCACATATGATCAAATAATTCATGACATGACCAATACAGTTCAGTAGTGACAATCTAGCTCAAATATTTAAGGGTATCCTAATTTTTTTAGACAAAGGGTATCAtttgtataaaaccgaaaaaaataaaaattttatacTACGTAGACGGAGTTGAGGGATAGCCCGTGCTCCCCCTGCTTGTACACTACCTCCGCCCCTGCAGTTCAGTTTACTCAAGTTCGTCAACATCCTCTAGGTCATGTAATCACTTAAACTTAATCAATATGCATAAATCCAACACGAACCAATCCATTTATCAAAACCACCCATTTGAGCAACAAAATCACCAATTTGatagaaataaaaaataaactatTTGACAATTTAGGTCAACTCAAGAAGTAGATGCATTCACATGAGTAAAAGCATTGTGAAGTTGAAAatgtttttttgtttattttacgTATCCGACAATGAAATACTAACTTACAAGAAGCTTATACATCCACGTAAGTAGTTAAGTTTTATTGCTAATCACTTCAAATGCACATACAGATATATAACATGCATCTattgtgagattaaatatataaattatgtaTTTAATCATGTAGCCATCATTTTTTatattatatggatcaaaataataataaaaccttATAAtatattagttggtaattgttgatgggccgtATTATTCTTATTAACTAATAAGGTTTCTCCTTGGTGTATTTAAGGAATATGATATTCTAAAGTTGTGGGGTGTCTAACACTACACACATTCTAACCTAAAAAGAGTAAAAAATACGATCGTTAAAACATTTGAGTCCACCATTGGGACATAAATAAAGATGGAAACTCCGTTTTTATTAATCAAGATTTAAAATCTAAAGTAAAGAGAAAATTACATATAGATAATCACAATTTGACATGAAATGTATAATAAATTTGATCCCTTGTTTTATTCTTAAAgtttaaataataaaattttagaaaaagataCCAGGTTATTTTAGAAAAAGCTACCAAGTATTACGATTTAAAATGTTTAGTTCATTCTTGAGTTCAATCTCCAAGTTTTTAGTCATCACAAATTCACAGTTATACCTCTAAAGATTATCATTATGTGcatagataaaatatattataagaaATAAAGCAAACAGCACCAGTGGTCTAGTGGTAGAATAGTACCCTGCCACGGTACAGACCCGGGTTCGATTCCCGGCTGGTGCATTTTTGAGCTTCTGGTTTTATATTTGTTTTCCTTTTTTGCTTCTTTCCACACCTTATTTTACTAAACATATACAAAAACTAAGCAAACATACTTCTATTCTGCATCATTTAGAACCTCAAAATGTATCTTTACAGCTTTGATGAAGAGGGTGATGTTCCTGCTTTCCTTATTAACCCCTGTTGAGTTATAGATGCAACAAGCTGGATACAAAAAATAGATAAGGTTATCATCCCAAACTCAAAATATTGATCTCCGAGTTTTGAGGTCAAAACGACAAGTTTTGCAACATTAAAATCAATGACTTTTATAGGTTTTTCCAGATAAATGTATGTATGGATAGTGAGTGACATACCTCTCCTTTTCTGTTAAACATGTGACCGATAACTAATCCACGGGCATTGTATGCAGTAGGACTCCATACCTGTAAATCAATTGAGTAATAATTTATACATCAAATAGCAAATGTTATGTAGAGGCCTGCCGTACATTAAGAAAACCAATGAACCCAAGTACTTACCGAAAACAACAGCCACTCGTCAGCTTTAATAGGCCGGTGAAACCACATCCTTAAAAGAAGAAGATTATTAAGACGAGATCAGTACTACTAATTGTATAACCTTTTAAATTTTCTTACTCAAAAGGTTAGACGATTATTGTGATAATATAAATTTTCAATAACatctaaaatattaattaattatgtAAATCTATATACTTACGAGTGACACAAGCTAGCAGAAGAAGTCTTCAAGCCCTTACGGCGATGAGGATTCAGGCTCACATTTAGAGTTATGTGATCTGAAGTGTATGCTGCAACACATCTGCAGAACAAATCATTTCCATAAAAGCTATAAAATTAGCGCATTATcataaatttacagtattaagataTTAATCTTAACTTTTCAATAAAATGGAATTAAAtttcagttttataaatactaaatgtattaaatataatttaaactCACCTGTGCAAATTCTCATCACAGGAGAGTTTTCCATTCGATCTAAACCAGTACCTCAAACTGTagatacaaaataaaaaaaatattaaataaaatcatACAAGTGTTGAAGTGGATGCAGTAAGGAAAGTTTATTTATGCTTCCATGTACAATGGTTGACCTTGCGGGACGTTTATCGTAGTTGGTTGAATTATTATGCTCACAAAGCCTTATCTCAACAGGCCAATGAATAACTTTTGTTGTGGCAACTTTGTCACGGTACGTCCTGTAACAAAAATACAGCTGTTACAAAACATATGATCTATAATATAacgttacaaatatatatatataatttaccTAGGAAGGCGAGGATTAGTAAGATGGGCCTCCTGCAACTCTTCCATTGATGAAAGCTGCAAACATCAGAATTGATGAGATCATGAGAATAGCAAAGGTATCAATATCGATCTATTCAACTGTGAATGGGTCCGTTCGGCTAATTATCTATAATGCGTCAAATGgggattaaaaataataatagatATAGAAGGAAACGGGTCAAATGGATTGAAAGTCACTCAAGTGTGTTTTCAATGCACAAAACCTCCTAATCGTGTTATTCAGAAGAGCATACTATAATTTAAAATTATATAACAATTATAAAATGTAAAAGTATTTAGGCCAGGCGGGGCGGTCCGTGATGGACGCCCGGCCACGAGTTATAAAATCACGAACACCGCTGCCCCTTGAGCTATAACGCGTTATTTTTTCAACGCGTACTAAATATCACGCGTGATTTTCAAAAAGTTAACGTTGGAAAGGGACCGTTGGGGGTTGATTTTTGACCGTTTGGGTTTgttttttaacccttttttttataaaaaccaacctacTCAATACAAAAAATCAACAAGCTCTCCAACCATTCTCACACTCAAtacaaaaaaaacaacaaacTCTCCAACTCAATCTAAAATAATTTTACAACAAACatggaaggttcaagcaagagaggtaggggttcgaaaaaaagaggttcgggagatgccacccgtttaatttaagttttttttttccaatgtttagttgttttttattttgcattgtaatttattttttaattttaatgaaatttgtaatttagtgttttattgttaatttctaattttaaaataaaaattaaaaaaatttgggagtgatagaattctatcactggTGACCACCtccactacatttctatcactagtgatagaatattgggtgatgacatggcatgagtTGACTGGatattgggagtgatagaattctatcactagtgaccacccctccTCCGCTTACTAGGACTATTTCACAAGCTTGTAGCAATGTAGTTTTGGTACCGATTCTGGATCAGGGGCAGCTGGCATTGACGGTAACTGGTGATCAAACCCTACTTCTTCTTTCTGTAAATATCAACAGTATGATTGTAAAGTTCAATAACAaacaaaattgaaaaataaagTATTCAACTTTGGTTATGAACAGATGAATAGTCATAAAGTACCTGAAATGATGCGGTCATTGTGAAAACCACATTTCTCTTCTGAATTGCATCTATCCGTCGTGTGGCAAAAGTATTGCCATCACGCACCCGATGAACATGATATATAATTGGAACTACAAGAATATATAAATTGAAAGATAAATGTGTTGCTCATAATCCACACGTAATGTGTATAACATGACTTACTTTCAAGATCCCCAACAAGAAGAAAGTAAGCATGTAAACTATGAACAATCTTAAACGAATCGACAGTTTTTGATGCTGCAGCTAATGCCTGCATACAGtcaactatttaaaaaaaatgtataaaaGTTCTTTAAATATATTGTTTAAGTAATGAAGAAGTTTACTCGTGCCTGTCCAATGAACTGTCCTCCAAACACTTTCCCATAATGTGGAGTATCCGGCAATGTGATCCCTTTAAATATATTTACCTTTacgtaaaccaaaacaaacatgATTTAATTTTATCTATAAATATATATCAAGGAGCATGCTGATTCCGATATGACGATAACATATTACATATGACACAGTCCCTAGCCTGCTAAAACCATAAAAATTGTGAAATCTTGCTTACATACGTCTATAGAGTCAAGATGCAATATCCTTTCGACAAGTGTACGTGTTTGTTCTGTGTTCCAAATAGATTTTGACTGCAGCAAACTGCAATGCTCATGTGGCAGCAGTAAGCAGGTCAGCTGTCGCAACATAATGAGTATTAGAACGGCGAATCATATTAAAATTATCAAAAAAAATTTGTGTAAGGACCTTAGTTAGTGCAATGATGTCTGCTTGTTGTGCGGACCCTGCAACAACGGCCATATGAGATATCAAACTAGTCATACTTACAATGATTTAGAATGAGATAAAAAATACATTAAACAATTTATAACAagagtaaagtacatggatggtccctgtggtttaccaaaactTTAGATTTGGTCCTTAACATTTCAAAAGTATacagatggtccctgtgatttgcactttgtaacacatttagtccccaactttttccaacagtacatggatggtccccgTGGTtggcactttgtaacgcatttcttccctaacttggacatgctaaaacctaTAGATTCGTTGGCGGGGACTAAATGTGCTACAAAGCGCAAACAACAGGGTTTGTCAGTCTACTTTttaaaagctagggaccaaatccaaaattttagtCAACCACAGGGAttatccgtgtactttactcttataACAAAATATATGATGATGAAACATCAGGCTTTTCACCGTTGCCAAAGTAGTCATAACGCTTAAGTTGGTACTCCGAACGATTAACCTCGTCCGCATAAAAATAGCTAGAGACCTCCGCCTGCAAGATTTAGTTAATCATATCACTATATCCAAAATCAAACACTCATCTAAATTATAAAACATCAAATCACATGTTAAAAAGTTACCTCGCCGTCCCATATGAAGTATACTCCATTCCCAACCTCTCCATCGCGAACAACATACTCCTGAGGatctagaaaaaaaaaagagttaactgtcatttccGTCCCagtggtttgtccaattatgtTACTTCatgtcaaatttcaaatttgtaccattttcgtcctgacattcttgaaacataCCAATTCCGTCAaaaaaaaacatgagttaacttccattttcgtccatgtggtttgtcccGTTATTCGATTCAACCTTAGTTTTTTAGACGAAAGTaacatgtttcaagaatgtcagggactaaaatggtacaaatttgaaatttggtctTGCACTGACATAATTGAACAAACCAGATGGACGAAAATGACCTTTAACTGGAAAAAAAGAACATTACAACTAGAACTTAACGTATGAAAAAAGTGTTGAAATGCATATACAATGAAATTAATTAATGTATTTACCTACCGTAGTGTTTAAAGGTAACAAGTTGTGCGATTTTTCGGATAGATGAGGTTGGGAGTCGCTGAAGTAAAGGCACACAACCAAAAAACTCAATGATGACTGCTGATCATATGAAAAAAAGAAAGACAAATGAATTTGTAATTTGTAAATTCAGACTACATTGAAACTCTCTGTAagaaattattattaattaattacatGCCTGTTTCAGGGGTGAACATGTTGAAGTAACAACTTGTGCGATGATAACTGTTTATTAAGGTTCTTGTAGCATCGAAATGTGTGAAAGAAAGGAGATAAGTCCAATGCGAAGAAGCAGATGTAAAATGAGCATCCATTCGTTCAAAACAATATGTATATACAATATATATTTACACAACCACCGACCACCATGAATGTCATTCACGGCATCAAGTCTCCGCATACTCGtaggctgtttggcaacttcttcaGGCAAAAGGTCTGAAATATTAAGTGTTAGAACCAgtaaggtctgaaccattaagagccagtataatgtttaactgTTCAGAgtcaaatgtctgaccaatttagattagagatcttaaccattcagactcagtataatacttaaccattcagaggcaaatgtctaaaccattcagacatttgctcgcgaaacaaactctgaaccattaaatgttgaaccagtaatagatctgaaccattaagaggctcattaagaggtaaacaaacaggaCACTCCATATGAAATTTtggagttaatagccaaaatggtccctgaggtttgctcacttttgccactttagtccaaaattcaaattttttaaatctgggtccctgaggtttgcattttattgccattttagtccaaatttcaaaaaagtcAAGTTTTGTCAAATTTTTTACTGAAGTTTGTCTTTATCCTCATTTCTCATAAGAGCAGAATTGTCATTATACATTATTATAAACTAATTTAtattaagaaaataaaaaaaaccctcTTTAAATTATCCTGTatccattttggctattaactcattTATAGAAATTGCAATCCTGAATTCTTCTTCTGTCAACAGACAGAAATCTGCTTGAATTTAAATCATCGTCGAACGTTGATCGGAGATGAGACGACGACCAGGAATGGGCGGTTTACAAACTGCCGCCGCTGCTAGGGTTAGCATCAATCCCCCCTTTTTACATGTATCATTCATTATATAACTCTCTCTCATGTATCTATCAATACATCAGGATCAATACATACTATTGGGAGAGAATGTCGCCAAATTACGAACCGATCTTATGAAAGAACAACTCTCCACTTTTCGTTCTCAGTTAGAAGACTTTGCTCGCAAACACAAGGTACTTACTTGTTCTACTATAATTTTCTTCAGATTTGCTGCTTCAATAGGTTAATAATAATTAGGTTATTATTGCTTGAGTGGGAGATTGTTTCTTTGTAATGATAGAATAGTTAAGAGAGATTGTGTTTTTTTCTTCTTCTGATTGTTGATACTAGTTACTGCAGAATGATATCAAGAAGAATCTTGTTTTTAGATCACAGTTTCATGAGATGTGTGCTAAAGTAGGTGTGGATCCACTAGCGTCGAATAAGGGTTTTTGGGCTGAGCTGTTGGGGATTGGTGATTTCTATTATGAGCTTGGTAATGATCTGGTTTAAGATGTGAATCTTGTAATTGTTGACATTTGGACACTAGGGCACCTGTCACAAAAGTTTGTTGAATCCTAGGGTAATcccaggaagaagaagaagaagatgatgatgggGAAGTGAGTGTTTGGATCGATTGATTAGGGTAATTTAAAgagggttttttttattttcttaataTAAATTAGTTTATAATAATGTATAATGATAATTCTGCCCTTATGAGAAATGAGGATAAAGACAAACTTCAGTacaaaatttgaaaaaaatttgacttttttaaaatttggactaaaatggcaacaaaatgcaaacctcggggacccaaatttaaaaaatttggattttggactaaagtgacaaaagtgagcaaacctcatggaccattttggctattaactcgaAATTTTGACTCTTTACATATAAAATTTTGAAGTTTTTCGGTAAAATCTACACTACTCAAAAATAGGACACTCCATGGCCCACACTAGCTCGGCCCACAACGACTTCTTGGATGTATAATCCTCGGTTGTAATTTTTTGTTGTCCTTTTATGTAAAAAGCTATACGATTATTTCGCATAAACTTATATAACGATTGTTAATGAAAAAAAGGTACTCATTATCgtattgatttggttgatttttaGGGCTATATGAGACTGGCCCGGACAAGTATGGAAAGCTAAACCCAACCAAAATGGTTTTTTAAGGTAAACTAGTCTGAAACCCTTGCGTTGCAGGGACGGGGTCGTAAAATCTGCTAAGTAGCAACCGAACGACGACCAAAACTAGGAAATAGagtaaaacaaaaatataaattttaacaTTAAGTGACTCACATGACGTAAAAAAATAGACGacgttgaatttataccgacatgtATTGATAAGTCGATGGGGTAAAAAAACCATGGAACCAAATGTGACTACCAAACACCGTGCTAAGTACCAACCGACAAAAAACTGAGAGACCAAATGTGGCCAACAAACACCGTATTAAGTAGCAACTGAACGGCGAACAAATCAAGGAAAATGcataaaacaaaaactaataaaaaaaactaaaatcatTTAACCTTTGTTATAAAATCTTAAAAAACTAAAGTTTTGTtataagaaagaaaaaaaaaacctaaagttcaCTAAtggaaaaataataataataaccgcAGAGGACAAAGAACATGTTAGTATTCCTTAATATGTTTCAAATTAATATATAGagaactaggttagaaccccgtgtattacacggattgaataaatgtaattttatatattaaataataaaaatttatatctttatgaaccttgtatattgtacgggttaaataaatataattttatatatcaaataataaaaaaagttatatctttaaaaaccatgtgtattacataaattaaagaaatgtaattttgtatactaaatactaaaaacgtcgtatctttaaaaaaatacccgtgtataatcgggttgaataaatctacctaataataaaaaattacatccttaaaaacctcgtatattacacgtgttgaatagatataaaaaagagttatatctttaaaaaccatgtgtattacacagattaaataaatgtatttttgtatgttaaatactaaaaacgtcgtatctttaaaaaaccagTGTATAGTCGgattgaaaaatctaccaaataataaaaaaattatatcctaaataaatgtaattttgtatgttaaatactaaaaacgtcgtatctttaaaaaaactcgtgtatggtcgggttgaaaaatctaccaaataataaaaattatatccttaaaaacctcgcgttttactccagttgaataaacataattttgtataccaaataataaaaaaagttacgtTTTTAAATAATTAgaataacatttaatattaatttattatttatatatttaatataaggtaagtagataagagaggtatttgttttaaaaatatattaaattaacaatttagatttgaggataatattttattaaagtatgataagatttaatattaatttattatttatttatttagataaatataaatttgatgataccttcaatgaataaaacgtgtccaaaagttggtttcttttattatagtagttagataatgaaaaaaagttacatttttaagaatctcatgtgttatacgggttgagcacatgtaattttatttatcgaacaataaaaagttatatctttataaactctatgtattatatggattgaataaatctaattttatatactacataataaaaaagttatatttttaaaaaccccgtgtattacacgagttgcatatatgtaattttgtatggtaaaaaataaaaatttatatctttaaaaaaccacgtttatttattacacaggttaaataaatttaataaaaaaaatatctgGTGGCTACTTTTCTTGGTGTACGTAATCATTTTTCACATGATTTGCCTCCTATGATTTTTTTGACTCGTTAACATTAATTAATTTTATCTAAGTTATTTCTAATCTCTATATTCTTAATGATATTTCCATAAC comes from the Helianthus annuus cultivar XRQ/B chromosome 4, HanXRQr2.0-SUNRISE, whole genome shotgun sequence genome and includes:
- the LOC110937664 gene encoding acyl-CoA thioesterase 2, which gives rise to SAVIIEFFGCVPLLQRLPTSSIRKIAQLVTFKHYDPQEYVVRDGEVGNGVYFIWDGEAEVSSYFYADEVNRSEYQLKRYDYFGNGSAQQADIIALTKLTCLLLPHEHCSLLQSKSIWNTEQTRTLVERILHLDSIDVNIFKGITLPDTPHYGKVFGGQFIGQALAAASKTVDSFKIVHSLHAYFLLVGDLEIPIIYHVHRVRDGNTFATRRIDAIQKRNVVFTMTASFQKEEVGFDHQLPSMPAAPDPESLSSMEELQEAHLTNPRLPRTYRDKVATTKVIHWPVEIRLCEHNNSTNYDKRPASLRYWFRSNGKLSCDENLHRCVAAYTSDHITLNVSLNPHRRKGLKTSSASLCHSMWFHRPIKADEWLLFSVWSPTAYNARGLVIGHMFNRKGELVASITQQGLIRKAGTSPSSSKL
- the LOC110937665 gene encoding vacuolar protein sorting-associated protein 22 homolog 1-like encodes the protein MRRRPGMGGLQTAAAARDQYILLGENVAKLRTDLMKEQLSTFRSQLEDFARKHKNDIKKNLVFRSQFHEMCAKVGVDPLASNKGFWAELLGIGDFYYELGNDLV